In Fructilactobacillus cliffordii, a single genomic region encodes these proteins:
- a CDS encoding sugar porter family MFS transporter, whose amino-acid sequence MKKPRLSIAFIFIFGALGGLLFGFDTGIISGASPLIEANFHLNTEQTGFITSSVLIGSAIGALSIGSLSDRFGRKKLLILASILFLVGSGLSAVATGFVPMVIARIILGLAVGGASALTPAYLAELADKEHRGSLGTMFQLMITLGILLAYVSNLAFLGHNLLGVRDWRWMLGSALIPAILLFIGGILLPESPRYLVEKGKTKEAREVLDRLRVGTNDDPEEEIKEIESVSHQEKGGLKELFTVARPALIVAIGLMLFQQLVGINAVIYFLPQVFMKGFHFPASGAIWISVGIGIVNFIVTVLAYLIMDKVNRKTILMFGSVVMGVSLGLLAILNFTVSISVAAIPTIILIAVYIFGFAISWGPIAWLMIGEIFPLSVRGIGTAIGSAANWIANFIVSQFFLTILALFHNNVGGPFAIFAVFAFLSLGFVYYFVPETRNKSLEQIEGELVSRYNDKQKKA is encoded by the coding sequence GTGAAAAAACCACGTTTAAGCATCGCATTTATTTTCATTTTTGGGGCACTCGGTGGGTTGCTCTTCGGATTTGACACAGGAATCATTTCCGGAGCTTCACCATTAATTGAAGCTAACTTCCACCTCAACACGGAACAAACTGGATTTATTACTTCTTCCGTATTGATTGGATCTGCCATCGGAGCCCTCTCCATTGGATCACTATCAGACCGGTTTGGTCGCAAAAAATTATTGATTCTTGCTTCTATCCTCTTTTTGGTTGGTTCCGGTTTATCAGCCGTTGCTACGGGCTTTGTACCCATGGTCATTGCCAGAATTATCCTTGGGTTAGCCGTTGGGGGCGCTTCTGCCTTAACTCCTGCTTACTTGGCCGAATTAGCCGACAAGGAACACCGGGGTTCATTAGGAACCATGTTCCAGTTAATGATTACTTTGGGAATTTTACTGGCTTATGTTTCTAACTTGGCCTTTCTGGGTCACAACCTCTTAGGAGTTCGTGACTGGCGGTGGATGCTCGGATCAGCTTTAATTCCTGCCATTCTCCTATTCATCGGTGGAATTTTATTGCCTGAATCACCACGTTACCTGGTGGAAAAAGGAAAAACCAAAGAAGCCCGTGAGGTCTTAGACCGATTACGGGTTGGTACTAACGACGATCCGGAAGAAGAAATCAAAGAAATTGAATCAGTTTCCCACCAAGAAAAAGGTGGTTTAAAGGAACTCTTCACGGTGGCTCGTCCTGCTTTAATCGTAGCCATCGGACTGATGCTCTTCCAGCAATTAGTCGGAATTAACGCCGTGATTTACTTCTTACCACAAGTATTCATGAAAGGCTTCCACTTCCCAGCTTCCGGTGCCATCTGGATTTCCGTTGGAATCGGGATTGTCAACTTTATCGTAACAGTGCTCGCATACCTCATCATGGACAAGGTGAACCGGAAAACGATTCTGATGTTCGGTTCAGTCGTGATGGGCGTTTCCTTAGGACTGTTAGCCATCCTTAACTTCACCGTTAGCATCAGTGTGGCCGCTATTCCAACCATCATTTTGATTGCGGTTTACATCTTCGGATTCGCCATTTCTTGGGGTCCAATTGCTTGGTTAATGATTGGGGAAATCTTCCCACTTTCAGTTCGGGGAATCGGAACGGCGATTGGTTCAGCTGCCAACTGGATTGCTAACTTTATTGTTTCCCAGTTCTTCTTAACCATCCTCGCTCTCTTCCACAACAACGTGGGTGGTCCCTTCGCAATCTTTGCGGTCTTTGCCTTCCTTTCACTAGGATTCGTTTACTACTTTGTCCCAGAAACTCGGAACAAATCATTGGAACAAATTGAAGGCGAACTCGTTAGTCGTTACAACGACAAACAGAAGAAAGCTTAA
- a CDS encoding MFS transporter — MKQQQSLPRLRFNQLFWLSFGLLGAQMSLGLENSQLGRLFQTFGASPQMLAFLFLIPPITGMITQPILGQFSDATWLPKLGRRIPYLVGGTIIADLTLILLPNAGDWGLPISVVLGIGAVLVLLYIVAANACVAPFKILIGDMVSSEQKGQVTSLQSIMVNGGSILAAITPWFLSVLGVSNVAHPGAAPLTMKLVFYLAATVLTICSILTVRNVREYTPAELELYQGPPAQTKLSYWQLIKQAPAIFWTIALVQGLCFVAFALLWTYGAGTIAANVYHTTNPASAAYQQGGNLFGVLSGVYALAASVLAVGLGRVPRRYQVHALGGSLAVGAVGFVGIGILHSSLGMVLAFILIGVGWAGIIIYPLAFVMDAVPAQNAGVYQGLFNAQVCVPQIVASLLSVLILPLIGNSLPTLMLIGSLFWIAGTLAVGLVKLK; from the coding sequence ATGAAACAGCAACAATCGTTACCACGGTTACGATTTAACCAACTTTTTTGGTTGAGCTTTGGCTTACTGGGGGCCCAAATGTCATTGGGATTAGAAAATTCCCAGCTAGGGCGATTATTTCAGACGTTTGGAGCCAGTCCGCAGATGCTGGCGTTTTTGTTTTTAATTCCGCCAATTACTGGAATGATTACCCAACCCATCCTGGGCCAGTTTTCAGACGCCACGTGGTTACCTAAGTTAGGCCGCCGGATTCCCTACTTGGTTGGAGGCACGATCATTGCTGACCTGACCCTGATTTTACTGCCGAACGCCGGGGACTGGGGTTTACCGATATCCGTAGTCTTGGGAATTGGAGCGGTGCTAGTGTTACTATACATTGTGGCCGCGAACGCCTGTGTGGCGCCCTTTAAAATCCTGATTGGCGACATGGTTAGCAGTGAACAAAAAGGACAGGTCACCTCGCTGCAAAGCATTATGGTGAACGGCGGAAGCATCCTAGCCGCCATTACTCCGTGGTTCCTGTCGGTTCTCGGCGTTAGCAACGTGGCGCACCCGGGTGCAGCCCCTCTGACGATGAAACTGGTTTTCTACTTGGCAGCGACCGTGCTGACCATCTGTTCCATTTTGACGGTGAGGAATGTCCGTGAGTACACGCCAGCGGAATTGGAGCTGTATCAAGGACCACCAGCGCAGACGAAGCTGAGTTACTGGCAGTTAATCAAGCAGGCACCAGCGATTTTTTGGACGATTGCACTCGTGCAGGGGCTGTGTTTTGTGGCCTTTGCGCTGTTGTGGACCTACGGAGCTGGAACGATTGCTGCCAACGTTTATCACACCACTAATCCAGCCAGTGCGGCGTACCAGCAGGGCGGGAATCTCTTTGGGGTGTTGTCCGGAGTGTACGCCTTAGCAGCCTCCGTCCTGGCAGTAGGATTAGGCCGGGTGCCACGCCGGTATCAAGTGCATGCGTTAGGTGGAAGCTTAGCGGTCGGGGCCGTGGGCTTTGTAGGGATTGGGATTTTACATTCCAGCTTAGGCATGGTGCTGGCCTTCATCTTAATTGGAGTCGGATGGGCCGGGATCATCATCTATCCCTTAGCCTTTGTAATGGATGCGGTCCCAGCCCAAAATGCTGGTGTTTATCAGGGATTATTTAACGCCCAGGTCTGTGTCCCGCAAATTGTGGCTTCGCTCCTAAGCGTGCTGATCTTACCGTTGATTGGTAATTCGTTACCAACGTTAATGCTAATTGGAAGTTTGTTCTGGATTGCTGGAACGCTCGCCGTGGGCTTAGTGAAGTTAAAATAG
- the addA gene encoding helicase-exonuclease AddAB subunit AddA yields the protein MSENQWTPGQLAAIQNDYDGNILVSASAGSGKTSVLTQRVMRKIKDGVDVDQLLIVTFTNAAAQEMRERINGALQMELNQTQDSADKQHLVRQLRKLTTAHIETMDAFCLWLVKRYYYVINLDPDFRILTDKSERTLLQSEVWDDVREELYGNDRDHRFAQLTRNFSNDRSDDGLTDLVFRLYELANVNQDPEQWINQLGYFYRTDGALTESHLYRDHLLPDLQNQMEQIQASYQQARELAHRAGIEKVESFLVNEQEQLAVVAGQLATRSWDQLRTVFKQQNFKNFPGGKKDLDEEQLDVKDQCKNLRNAAKKQFEEISKNYFWTDEASLQQLNDDAAQLIQKLIEVVKQFTTQYARVKRQRHAYDFTDIEHFAFQILNDQSEVGTALRTQLQQQFNEIMVDEYQDNNHLQDAILGTIKNPEQPNLFMVGDVKQSIYRFRLADPQMFMDKYHDYPDSEQNQLITLPDNFRSVANVDHFTNLVFEQIMDRSFGEVDYTGDAQLQFRARDYPDDLDTKTELLLLADDQAELNESDQLTNDQRQIELIANKIETMMNDGFQVYDRKAGAKRRLRYGDIALLSSTKRNNFEIANVFAEHQIPLNSDGSESYFKTTEIQIMLSLLQIIDNPAQDIPLAAVLRSPLVGLDENELAYIRITKKTGNYYQAVLDFRQGYKQQQQTEFGDRVLSKVEQFLNQLTELRDYATKHSLAELIWEIYNQTGFLDYVGGMPAGKKRQSNLHALYQRAEEYERNGFQGLFAFVQFIKRLQKDDNDLAEASVDVDPDSVTVKTIHGSKGLEYPVVFLIDTNHKANDTELKQSFVVDDQMGLGIKYYYPDRHERVKTLQYVAITNVLKRKAQAEEMRKLYVALTRAKQKLIIAGIVKGTTKQTAEERTLQTWTQAEQSPNLVINQATRSSATNFLDWMGMALVRHPQFQALLDDDLTLTELQSDPSEFTVEFVHPEELQTTKTAVATATDLDFTGTATDPAEIKHQLEFQYPFADAAQTTAYQSVSEIKRQFDDPDNIQLGSVADPEHQVLKRTRYQSEQFAQPQFMQTVAQPTPQEVGTATHLVLQKLDVTQPVDEEHVAALIEQLVEGNLLTATVAKQISRQAIVAFYQTHVGQRILQFPDRLHREVPFSLIIKAQRLFSEFHNDPNQQILVHGIIDGYLDDPDEGPILFDYKTSFVNPAHPKASVDQIKDQYTGQVNLYALALQDILHEPVRQKYLYLLGNQQLISIDTNEEK from the coding sequence ATGAGTGAAAACCAGTGGACCCCGGGGCAACTCGCTGCGATTCAGAATGATTACGACGGTAACATTCTGGTGTCTGCATCGGCGGGCTCTGGGAAGACCAGCGTGTTAACCCAACGGGTGATGCGTAAAATCAAGGATGGCGTGGACGTGGATCAGTTACTGATTGTGACCTTCACGAACGCCGCCGCCCAGGAAATGCGGGAACGAATTAACGGTGCCCTGCAAATGGAGCTGAACCAAACGCAGGATTCGGCGGACAAACAACATTTAGTGCGCCAGCTACGTAAACTCACCACCGCTCACATTGAAACCATGGATGCCTTTTGTCTGTGGCTAGTGAAACGGTACTATTACGTTATCAACCTGGATCCCGACTTTCGGATTTTAACGGATAAGAGTGAGCGGACGCTGTTACAGAGTGAAGTTTGGGATGATGTTCGGGAAGAATTGTACGGTAACGACCGGGATCACCGTTTTGCCCAATTAACCCGGAACTTCTCTAACGACCGGAGTGACGATGGCCTAACTGATTTGGTGTTCCGGCTCTATGAATTGGCGAACGTAAACCAGGATCCGGAGCAGTGGATTAACCAGTTAGGGTATTTTTACCGTACGGACGGTGCCTTGACCGAGAGTCATTTATACCGGGACCACTTACTACCAGATTTACAGAATCAGATGGAACAAATCCAAGCCTCGTATCAGCAAGCTCGTGAATTAGCCCACCGCGCGGGAATTGAAAAAGTTGAGTCATTTTTGGTAAATGAACAGGAACAACTTGCAGTAGTGGCCGGTCAGCTAGCCACCCGTAGTTGGGATCAGCTCCGGACGGTCTTTAAACAACAAAATTTTAAAAACTTTCCAGGCGGTAAAAAGGATCTCGATGAAGAACAACTGGATGTCAAAGATCAGTGTAAAAACTTACGAAACGCGGCGAAAAAGCAATTTGAAGAGATTAGCAAAAATTACTTTTGGACCGACGAAGCGAGTCTGCAGCAGCTGAATGACGATGCGGCTCAGCTGATTCAGAAGTTAATCGAGGTTGTAAAGCAATTTACGACACAATACGCCCGGGTGAAGCGACAACGACATGCCTATGACTTTACTGACATTGAGCACTTTGCGTTTCAAATTTTAAACGATCAATCAGAAGTGGGCACGGCGCTGCGCACACAACTCCAGCAGCAGTTTAACGAAATCATGGTCGATGAATACCAGGATAATAACCATCTGCAGGATGCCATTTTGGGGACGATTAAAAACCCGGAACAGCCGAACCTCTTCATGGTGGGGGATGTGAAACAGTCCATCTACCGCTTTCGGTTGGCGGATCCGCAAATGTTCATGGACAAGTACCACGATTATCCAGATTCGGAGCAGAATCAGTTGATTACGTTGCCCGATAACTTCCGGTCGGTTGCGAACGTGGACCACTTTACGAACCTCGTCTTTGAACAGATCATGGACCGCTCCTTTGGCGAAGTTGATTACACCGGCGATGCGCAGTTGCAGTTTAGAGCACGAGATTATCCAGACGATTTAGACACTAAGACGGAGTTACTCCTGCTGGCGGATGATCAGGCCGAGCTCAACGAATCAGACCAGTTAACCAACGATCAACGCCAAATTGAATTGATTGCTAATAAGATTGAAACGATGATGAACGATGGTTTTCAGGTTTATGATCGGAAGGCAGGAGCTAAACGACGATTACGGTATGGCGATATCGCGTTATTGTCGTCCACTAAACGGAATAACTTTGAGATTGCGAACGTCTTTGCCGAACATCAAATCCCGCTGAACAGTGATGGATCGGAGAGTTACTTCAAGACAACTGAAATTCAGATTATGCTGTCGTTACTGCAAATCATTGATAATCCGGCGCAGGACATTCCGTTAGCAGCAGTGCTGCGGTCGCCGCTGGTAGGCTTAGACGAAAATGAGCTGGCCTACATTCGGATTACAAAAAAGACCGGGAATTATTACCAAGCCGTTTTGGACTTTCGGCAGGGGTACAAACAGCAGCAACAGACGGAATTTGGCGACCGGGTGCTGAGCAAGGTCGAACAATTTTTGAATCAACTCACGGAACTGCGTGATTACGCCACCAAGCATAGTTTAGCCGAACTGATCTGGGAGATTTACAACCAAACTGGTTTCCTTGATTACGTGGGGGGCATGCCAGCCGGTAAGAAACGTCAGTCTAATCTACACGCTCTCTACCAACGAGCGGAAGAATACGAACGCAACGGGTTTCAGGGTCTGTTTGCCTTTGTCCAGTTCATTAAACGACTGCAGAAGGACGATAACGACCTAGCGGAAGCCAGCGTCGACGTTGATCCGGACTCCGTGACCGTGAAAACGATTCACGGGAGTAAGGGACTCGAATATCCGGTGGTCTTTTTGATTGATACAAATCACAAGGCCAACGATACGGAACTGAAGCAGTCCTTTGTGGTTGATGATCAGATGGGACTGGGGATTAAGTATTACTACCCTGACCGACACGAACGGGTGAAAACGTTGCAATATGTGGCAATTACTAATGTGTTAAAACGGAAGGCCCAAGCCGAAGAAATGCGGAAACTCTACGTGGCCCTAACTCGAGCTAAACAAAAGTTAATCATCGCCGGAATTGTGAAGGGAACCACCAAGCAAACGGCCGAGGAGCGCACCCTGCAAACCTGGACTCAGGCCGAGCAAAGCCCAAATTTGGTGATTAACCAAGCAACGCGAAGTAGTGCCACTAACTTTCTTGATTGGATGGGAATGGCCCTCGTGCGGCATCCCCAGTTTCAAGCGTTGCTAGACGATGACTTGACTTTAACCGAGTTGCAGTCTGATCCGAGTGAATTTACGGTGGAGTTTGTGCACCCTGAGGAACTACAAACAACGAAGACAGCAGTAGCGACCGCCACGGATCTGGATTTCACCGGGACGGCTACCGATCCAGCGGAAATTAAGCACCAGTTAGAATTTCAGTACCCGTTTGCGGATGCCGCCCAAACGACGGCCTATCAATCGGTTTCAGAGATTAAGCGCCAGTTTGATGATCCCGATAACATTCAACTGGGCAGTGTGGCTGATCCGGAGCACCAGGTATTGAAGCGGACCCGGTATCAAAGTGAGCAATTTGCCCAACCGCAGTTCATGCAGACGGTGGCGCAGCCGACCCCTCAAGAGGTCGGAACGGCAACTCACCTGGTTTTGCAGAAGCTGGATGTAACCCAACCGGTTGATGAAGAACACGTCGCAGCACTAATTGAGCAACTGGTGGAAGGTAATTTGTTAACCGCTACCGTTGCCAAACAAATTAGCCGGCAGGCGATTGTGGCCTTCTATCAAACCCACGTTGGGCAACGGATTCTGCAATTTCCAGACCGGTTGCACCGAGAAGTTCCGTTCTCGCTAATTATCAAAGCGCAACGGCTCTTTTCGGAATTTCATAATGACCCGAACCAGCAGATTTTGGTGCACGGAATTATTGACGGTTACTTGGACGATCCCGATGAAGGTCCGATTTTGTTTGATTACAAGACGAGCTTTGTGAATCCGGCTCATCCCAAGGCCTCGGTTGATCAAATTAAGGACCAGTACACGGGTCAAGTGAACCTCTATGCGCTTGCCCTGCAGGATATCTTGCACGAGCCGGTGCGGCAGAAATACTTGTACCTATTGGGAAATCAGCAACTGATTTCGATTGATACAAACGAAGAAAAATAA